In one window of Ruminococcus albus AD2013 DNA:
- the tnpB gene encoding IS200/IS605 family element RNA-guided endonuclease TnpB, which translates to MANKAFKFRIYPNNEQKVLFTKTFGCVRLVYNYWLYKRIKQYKEYETTLSYNACAKEMAELKKMEKYSFLREVDSVSLQQSLRHLDTAFQNFYKQPKTGFPRFKSKKCKKNSYSTVCINGNIALSNGYLKLPKVGQVKVKQHRNIPDEYVLKSVTVSQTPSGKYYASILYEYENQVQEQELHDFLGLDFSMHELYKDSNGNEPAYPRYYRQAEKKLKREQRKLSLMQKGSKNRDKQRIKVAKMHEKVANQRKDFLHKRSRQIANAYDCVCIEDLNMQAMSQALKFGKSVSDNGWGMFVTFLKYKLEEQGKRLVKIDKFFASSQTCSCCGYINKETKNLAIRAWDCPECGTHHDRDVNAAINIRNEGMRIALA; encoded by the coding sequence ATGGCAAACAAAGCATTTAAATTCAGAATATACCCAAATAATGAGCAAAAGGTTTTGTTTACCAAAACCTTCGGCTGTGTGAGATTGGTATATAACTATTGGTTATACAAAAGAATCAAGCAGTATAAAGAATATGAGACAACTTTAAGTTACAATGCTTGTGCCAAAGAAATGGCTGAACTTAAGAAAATGGAGAAATACTCATTCTTACGGGAAGTGGACAGCGTATCATTGCAGCAGTCGCTTCGACACCTGGATACAGCGTTTCAGAACTTCTATAAACAGCCCAAAACAGGTTTTCCCAGGTTCAAATCAAAAAAATGTAAAAAGAACAGCTATTCTACTGTTTGTATCAATGGTAACATAGCCTTATCCAATGGATACTTGAAATTACCTAAAGTCGGACAAGTCAAAGTAAAACAGCACAGGAACATTCCTGATGAATATGTTCTCAAGTCTGTGACAGTAAGTCAGACTCCAAGCGGAAAATACTATGCAAGTATTCTGTATGAGTACGAAAACCAAGTACAGGAACAGGAACTACATGACTTCTTAGGGCTTGACTTTTCGATGCATGAGCTGTACAAAGACAGCAACGGCAACGAACCTGCTTATCCAAGGTATTATAGACAAGCCGAAAAGAAACTGAAAAGAGAGCAAAGAAAGCTATCACTCATGCAGAAAGGCTCTAAAAACCGTGATAAACAACGTATCAAGGTTGCTAAAATGCATGAGAAAGTTGCAAATCAACGAAAGGACTTTCTACATAAACGGTCAAGACAGATAGCCAATGCCTATGATTGTGTATGTATAGAAGATCTTAACATGCAAGCAATGTCTCAGGCACTTAAATTCGGCAAGTCGGTTTCAGATAACGGCTGGGGAATGTTTGTAACATTCCTGAAGTACAAACTAGAAGAGCAAGGCAAAAGGCTTGTAAAGATAGATAAATTCTTTGCGAGCAGTCAGACTTGTTCGTGCTGTGGTTACATCAATAAGGAAACAAAGAACCTTGCTATAAGAGCATGGGACTGTCCCGAATGCGGAACTCACCATGACAGAGATGTAAATGCTGCAATAAATATAAGAAATGAAGGTATGCGTATAGCATTAGCATAG
- a CDS encoding SDR family oxidoreductase — MKDDKIAVITGGAKGIGKCIADEFRKNEAVVYVIDKAEGDHFVGNISDKTVLERFASKVIKENGHIDFLINNALPNMKGIDECSYEEFQYAISVGVTAPFYLSKLFAPHFGNNGSIINISSSRDRMSQPQTESYTAAKGGIAALTHALAVSLAGKVRVNSISPGWIETDGMIYKGADAYQQPCGRVGKPLEIANMVLFLCSDKAGFITGENICIDGGMTKLMIYHGDNGWSMNDAKL, encoded by the coding sequence CTGAAAGATGATAAAATTGCCGTAATAACAGGCGGAGCAAAGGGCATCGGCAAATGCATCGCCGATGAGTTCAGAAAAAACGAAGCTGTTGTGTACGTTATCGACAAAGCTGAAGGAGATCATTTTGTCGGTAATATCTCAGACAAGACAGTACTAGAACGTTTTGCTTCAAAAGTCATCAAAGAAAACGGTCATATCGACTTTCTTATAAACAATGCACTGCCGAACATGAAAGGCATAGATGAATGTAGCTATGAAGAATTTCAGTATGCCATATCAGTGGGTGTGACTGCACCTTTTTACCTTTCAAAGCTGTTTGCACCACATTTTGGCAACAACGGAAGTATAATCAATATATCTTCATCACGGGACAGAATGAGTCAGCCGCAGACTGAAAGCTACACAGCAGCAAAGGGCGGTATCGCCGCACTGACCCACGCACTTGCCGTCAGTCTTGCGGGTAAAGTACGTGTGAATTCGATCTCCCCGGGTTGGATAGAAACGGACGGCATGATATATAAAGGTGCAGATGCTTATCAGCAGCCCTGCGGCCGTGTCGGCAAACCTCTTGAAATTGCCAACATGGTGCTTTTTCTCTGCTCCGACAAGGCAGGCTTCATAACCGGCGAAAACATCTGCATTGATGGCGGTATGACAAAGCTGATGATCTACCACGGAGACAACGGCTGGTCAATGAACGATGCAAAGCTGTAA